In a genomic window of beta proteobacterium MWH-UniP1:
- the surE gene encoding 5'/3'-nucleotidase SurE: MRILVSNDDGYFSPGIAALAQAMAAFGQVTVVAPEADRSGASNSLTLDRPLYVRQSANGFYYVNGTPTDCVHVAVTGFLPDRPDLVVSGINNSANLAEDTLYSGTVAAAMEGYLLGIPAIAFSLASRGFEHLDTAVDVAKRVVAHALASPFSMPRLLNVNIPAVPVGDIRGYELTRLGRRHVAQPVETAVSPRGEKVYWVGPPGGQRDASPGTDFYALNQSCVSVTPLRVDLGDPYAIDEVGQWLTKI; encoded by the coding sequence ATGCGAATTCTTGTTTCGAATGATGATGGCTACTTCTCCCCGGGCATTGCTGCATTGGCCCAGGCCATGGCCGCCTTTGGTCAGGTCACGGTAGTGGCCCCCGAGGCCGACCGCAGCGGTGCTTCAAACTCTCTCACACTTGATCGGCCACTTTATGTGCGTCAGTCGGCCAATGGTTTTTATTACGTCAATGGCACGCCCACTGATTGTGTGCACGTTGCGGTAACCGGATTTTTGCCCGACCGCCCGGACTTGGTGGTGTCAGGAATTAACAATTCGGCAAACCTTGCCGAAGACACCCTGTATTCGGGCACGGTTGCAGCGGCCATGGAGGGCTATCTGCTGGGCATTCCCGCCATTGCTTTTTCGCTGGCAAGCCGTGGGTTTGAGCATCTTGATACGGCAGTCGATGTTGCCAAACGTGTGGTGGCCCATGCATTGGCCTCGCCTTTTTCAATGCCCAGGCTTTTAAACGTCAATATTCCTGCTGTGCCGGTTGGAGACATTCGGGGCTATGAACTCACCCGCCTTGGTCGGCGCCATGTGGCGCAGCCGGTTGAGACTGCTGTGTCGCCCCGGGGTGAAAAAGTCTATTGGGTGGGCCCACCGGGTGGCCAGCGCGATGCAAGCCCCGGCACAGACTTCTATGCATTGAATCAGTCCTGCGTCTCTGTCACGCCTTTGCGTGTTGATCTTGGGGACCCGTATGCCATTGATGAGGTCGGCCAATGGCTGACAAAGATTTGA
- a CDS encoding protein-L-isoaspartate(D-aspartate) O-methyltransferase: protein MADKDLTKVRGPVKPSQPGLRLGTKTTEVKAPTLEPRWGGKSTEKPGAGSGPEKAVFSARITPKRPPTGWINPGLSSERTRARMVERLMQQGIRHPRVLAAMRQVPRHQFVDEALASRAYEDTALPIGHQQTISQPFVVARVIELALGQVTDPNRPLKALELGSGCGYQAAVMSHCFDRVVTVERIKALADLARVNLRTVRRSNLKLVYGDGLVAAAEDGPFDVILCSAGMVSLPQELVAQLAIGGVLVAPIGEPEQYLTVIHRLGESEFDSKAFDMVRYVPVLRGTE from the coding sequence ATGGCTGACAAAGATTTGACCAAGGTTCGTGGGCCCGTTAAGCCATCCCAGCCGGGGCTGCGTTTGGGCACCAAAACGACCGAGGTCAAAGCACCAACACTAGAGCCGCGCTGGGGGGGTAAGTCGACAGAAAAACCTGGTGCTGGCAGTGGCCCTGAAAAAGCAGTGTTTTCGGCGCGCATTACGCCGAAACGCCCACCCACGGGCTGGATTAATCCTGGGCTCTCGAGTGAACGGACCCGGGCCCGGATGGTAGAGCGGCTCATGCAGCAGGGCATTCGCCACCCCAGGGTACTTGCGGCGATGCGCCAAGTACCACGCCATCAATTTGTAGACGAGGCCCTGGCCAGCCGGGCCTACGAAGACACTGCCCTGCCCATCGGCCACCAGCAGACGATTTCTCAGCCTTTCGTTGTGGCCCGGGTGATTGAACTCGCCTTGGGACAGGTGACCGACCCCAACCGGCCACTCAAGGCCCTGGAACTTGGGTCGGGTTGCGGTTATCAGGCGGCCGTCATGTCGCATTGCTTTGATCGTGTGGTCACGGTGGAGCGCATCAAGGCCCTGGCAGATCTTGCGCGAGTGAACTTGAGAACCGTTCGGCGATCGAACTTGAAGTTAGTCTATGGGGACGGCCTTGTTGCGGCGGCAGAAGACGGCCCCTTTGATGTGATCTTGTGTTCTGCTGGCATGGTCAGCCTGCCCCAGGAATTGGTGGCGCAGTTGGCCATTGGGGGCGTGCTGGTGGCGCCGATTGGCGAGCCCGAACAATATTTAACGGTCATCCATCGGCTGGGTGAATCTGAATTCGATTCCAAGGCTTTTGATATGGTGCGTTACGTGCCTGTTTTGCGGGGAACCGAGTAA
- a CDS encoding CBS domain-containing protein — protein sequence MKVSKILEVKGKALYTLGPEESLATAVMVMAEHDLGSIVVMSDGKLAGMLTFREVIRILAKRQAENRSGPTPPVSAFTVGEVMNPTPTVANPDMDVDTLRKMMVDSHERYLPVMENTTLLGVVSFHDVARAVLDMQGFENKMLKAYIRDWPQEDGETK from the coding sequence ATGAAGGTCAGCAAAATTCTAGAGGTCAAAGGCAAGGCCCTTTACACACTTGGGCCAGAGGAGTCTCTGGCCACTGCAGTCATGGTGATGGCCGAGCACGACCTTGGTTCGATCGTGGTTATGTCAGATGGCAAGCTTGCTGGCATGCTGACCTTTCGCGAAGTCATTCGTATTTTGGCCAAGCGCCAAGCGGAAAATCGCTCTGGGCCAACACCGCCGGTGTCAGCCTTTACCGTGGGCGAGGTGATGAACCCAACACCTACCGTGGCCAATCCGGATATGGATGTGGACACTCTGCGCAAGATGATGGTCGATTCTCACGAGCGCTATCTGCCCGTGATGGAGAACACAACCCTTCTTGGTGTGGTGTCCTTTCACGACGTGGCGCGGGCGGTCTTGGACATGCAGGGGTTCGAAAACAAAATGCTCAAGGCCTATATCCGCGACTGGCCGCAAGAAGATGGCGAGACGAAATAA